A DNA window from Mastacembelus armatus chromosome 11, fMasArm1.2, whole genome shotgun sequence contains the following coding sequences:
- the vps45 gene encoding vacuolar protein sorting-associated protein 45 isoform X1, giving the protein MNVTLAVKQYISKMIENSGPGMKVLLMDRETTSIVSVVYTQSEILQKEVYLFERIDSQNRDSMKHLKAICFLRPTKENVEHLIQELRRPKYSVYFIYFSNVISKSEIKALAEADEQEVVAEVQEFYGDFIAVNPHLFSLNLQGVSRGRSWEPSMLSRCTQGLTSVLLALKKCPMIRYQLSSDMSKRLAESVKQIITKEYELFDFRKTEVPPLLLILDRSDDAITPLLNQWTYQAMVHELLGLNNNRIDLSRVPGINKDLREVVLSAENDEFYANNLYLNFGEIGTNIKNLMEDFQKKRPKGQQKLESITDMKAFVDNYPQFKKMSGTVSKHVTVVGELSRLVSERQLMEVSEVEQELACQNDHSSAQQSVRRLLQNPRLSELDAVRLVMLYALRYERHSSSILPSLMDELSRKGVSERHRRMVQSVVEYGGKRVRGSDLITPTDAVAITKQFFKGLKGVENVYTQHQPLLHDTLDQLIKGRLKDSQFPYLGPSSLRDRPQDIIVFMIGGAMYEEALTVYNLNRSTPGVRIVLGGSSIHNTKSFLEEVMSATSHSSDRPQGSGRHFNRR; this is encoded by the exons ATGAACGTGACGCTCGCGGTGAAGCAGTACATCTCTAAGATGATCGAGAACAGCGGGCCCGGGATGAAGGTGCTGCTCATGGACCGGGAGACG accAGCATCGTGAGTGTGGTGTACACTCAGTCCGAGATCCTGCAGAAGGAGGTTTACCTGTTCGAAAGGATCGACTCCCAGAACAGGGACAGCATGAAACACCTGAAGGCCATCTGCTTCCTGCGACCCACCAAG gAGAATGTAGAGCATCTGATCCAGGAGCTGAGGAGACCAAAGTACAGCGTCTACTTCATCT actTCAGTAACGTGATCAGTAAGAGTGAAATCAAAGCTCTGGCTGAAGCTGATGAACAGGAAGTGGTGGCTGAAGTCCAG gagtTTTATGGGGATTTCATCGCTGTCAACCCTCATCTGTTTTCCCTGAACCTACAGGGAGTCTCCAGG GGCCGGAGCTGGGAGCCCTCCATGTTGTCCCGCTGTACTCAGGGTCTGACCTCTGTCCTCTTGGCGCTGAAGAAATGTCCAATGATCCGCTACCAGCTGTCGTCAGACATGTCCAAACGCCTGGCCGAGAGCGTCAAG CAAATCATCACCAAAGAGTATGAGCTGTTTGACTTCAGGAAGACTGAAGTTCCTCCCCTGCTGCTGATCCTCGACCGCAGCGACGACGCCATCACACCCCTGCTTAACCAG TGGACCTACCAGGCGATGGTCCACGAGCTGCTGGGTCTGAACAACAACAGGATCGACCTGTCCAGAGTCCCTGGGATCAATAAAGACCTGAGAGAGGTTGTGCTGTCTGCAGAGAACGACGAGTTTTATGCCAAT AACCTGTACCTGAACTTTGGAGAGATCGGCACCAACATAAAGAACCTGATGGAGGATTTCCAGAAGAAAAGACCTAAAGGACAACAGAAGCTGGAGTCCATCACTGACATGAAG GCGTTTGTAGATAACTACCCTCAATTTAAGAAGATGTCGGGCACCGTGTCCAAACATGTGACCGTGGTGGGGGAGTTGTCTCGGTTGGTGTCAGAGCGTCAGCTGATGGAGGTGTCGGAGGTGGAACAGGAGCTGGCTTGTCAGAACGACCACTCCAGTGCTCAGCAG AGCGTTCGCCGTCTGCTGCAGAACCCGCGTCTCTCGGAGCTGGATGCCGTGCGGCTCGTCATGCTCTACGCTCTGAGGTATGAacgccacagcagcagcatcctgcCGTCCCTGATGGATGAGCTGAGCAGGAAAGGAGTGTCTGAGCGGCATCGCAGG ATGGTTCAGTCCGTGGTCGAGTATGGAGGGAAACGAGTCAGAGGAAGTGACCTCATCACGCCCACAGATGCCGTCGCCATCACCAAACAGTTCTTCAAAGGACTCaag GGTGTGGAGAACGTATACACACAGCATCAGCCACTGCTTCATGACACCCTGGACCAGCTGATCAAAGGTCGGCTTAAGGACAGTCAGTTTCCTTACCTGGGACCCAGCAGCCTCAGAGACAG ACCTCAGGACATCATCGTGTTTATGATTGGTGGAGCCATGTATGAAGAAGCTCTGACCGTGTACAACCTGAACCGCAGCACACCTGGAGTTCGCATCGTGCTGGGAGGGAGCAGCATCCACAACACCAAGAG ttTCCTGGAGGAAGTGATGTCAGCAACAAGTCACAGCAGCGACCGCCCACAGGGAAGTGGTCGCCATTTCAACAGGCGCTGA
- the vps45 gene encoding vacuolar protein sorting-associated protein 45 isoform X2 yields the protein MKHLKAICFLRPTKENVEHLIQELRRPKYSVYFIYFSNVISKSEIKALAEADEQEVVAEVQEFYGDFIAVNPHLFSLNLQGVSRGRSWEPSMLSRCTQGLTSVLLALKKCPMIRYQLSSDMSKRLAESVKQIITKEYELFDFRKTEVPPLLLILDRSDDAITPLLNQWTYQAMVHELLGLNNNRIDLSRVPGINKDLREVVLSAENDEFYANNLYLNFGEIGTNIKNLMEDFQKKRPKGQQKLESITDMKAFVDNYPQFKKMSGTVSKHVTVVGELSRLVSERQLMEVSEVEQELACQNDHSSAQQSVRRLLQNPRLSELDAVRLVMLYALRYERHSSSILPSLMDELSRKGVSERHRRMVQSVVEYGGKRVRGSDLITPTDAVAITKQFFKGLKGVENVYTQHQPLLHDTLDQLIKGRLKDSQFPYLGPSSLRDRPQDIIVFMIGGAMYEEALTVYNLNRSTPGVRIVLGGSSIHNTKSFLEEVMSATSHSSDRPQGSGRHFNRR from the exons ATGAAACACCTGAAGGCCATCTGCTTCCTGCGACCCACCAAG gAGAATGTAGAGCATCTGATCCAGGAGCTGAGGAGACCAAAGTACAGCGTCTACTTCATCT actTCAGTAACGTGATCAGTAAGAGTGAAATCAAAGCTCTGGCTGAAGCTGATGAACAGGAAGTGGTGGCTGAAGTCCAG gagtTTTATGGGGATTTCATCGCTGTCAACCCTCATCTGTTTTCCCTGAACCTACAGGGAGTCTCCAGG GGCCGGAGCTGGGAGCCCTCCATGTTGTCCCGCTGTACTCAGGGTCTGACCTCTGTCCTCTTGGCGCTGAAGAAATGTCCAATGATCCGCTACCAGCTGTCGTCAGACATGTCCAAACGCCTGGCCGAGAGCGTCAAG CAAATCATCACCAAAGAGTATGAGCTGTTTGACTTCAGGAAGACTGAAGTTCCTCCCCTGCTGCTGATCCTCGACCGCAGCGACGACGCCATCACACCCCTGCTTAACCAG TGGACCTACCAGGCGATGGTCCACGAGCTGCTGGGTCTGAACAACAACAGGATCGACCTGTCCAGAGTCCCTGGGATCAATAAAGACCTGAGAGAGGTTGTGCTGTCTGCAGAGAACGACGAGTTTTATGCCAAT AACCTGTACCTGAACTTTGGAGAGATCGGCACCAACATAAAGAACCTGATGGAGGATTTCCAGAAGAAAAGACCTAAAGGACAACAGAAGCTGGAGTCCATCACTGACATGAAG GCGTTTGTAGATAACTACCCTCAATTTAAGAAGATGTCGGGCACCGTGTCCAAACATGTGACCGTGGTGGGGGAGTTGTCTCGGTTGGTGTCAGAGCGTCAGCTGATGGAGGTGTCGGAGGTGGAACAGGAGCTGGCTTGTCAGAACGACCACTCCAGTGCTCAGCAG AGCGTTCGCCGTCTGCTGCAGAACCCGCGTCTCTCGGAGCTGGATGCCGTGCGGCTCGTCATGCTCTACGCTCTGAGGTATGAacgccacagcagcagcatcctgcCGTCCCTGATGGATGAGCTGAGCAGGAAAGGAGTGTCTGAGCGGCATCGCAGG ATGGTTCAGTCCGTGGTCGAGTATGGAGGGAAACGAGTCAGAGGAAGTGACCTCATCACGCCCACAGATGCCGTCGCCATCACCAAACAGTTCTTCAAAGGACTCaag GGTGTGGAGAACGTATACACACAGCATCAGCCACTGCTTCATGACACCCTGGACCAGCTGATCAAAGGTCGGCTTAAGGACAGTCAGTTTCCTTACCTGGGACCCAGCAGCCTCAGAGACAG ACCTCAGGACATCATCGTGTTTATGATTGGTGGAGCCATGTATGAAGAAGCTCTGACCGTGTACAACCTGAACCGCAGCACACCTGGAGTTCGCATCGTGCTGGGAGGGAGCAGCATCCACAACACCAAGAG ttTCCTGGAGGAAGTGATGTCAGCAACAAGTCACAGCAGCGACCGCCCACAGGGAAGTGGTCGCCATTTCAACAGGCGCTGA